The genome window AGACAAAAGCAACAAAAATTGCAGCTCTAAAACAAGTATATATTCTAGTAACATACGAATGCTCTGAATGTAAAAGAAGATTGTGGTTTGTGTCAAACATGCGAAGACATGCTGTGGGGGCAGTGTAGCAAGAAACAATGCTGTCAACATAGAAACTTAGTTAACTTAATCATTGATACTCACCGGCACCATGCAGGCATCTTGTAACCAAGACAATCTTCTCTTTTAGATTCAGAGCATTCGTTGTACCTTTTCTCCCTGTTTGTCATAACCAATAATTTATACATCCCATGCATTTACATGCAGGTATGTTCATACATTAAAGCATGTACTGAAACAAAGAATTTACTGCTTTGTGGCTGAGATTAGATGGACTCGGGAGCGTTTTATTCCAGTAGTTTTTCCTTAgcctacaaaattaatatacaaggaaatataaaattattattatggtacCAATGAAAAGTGACGACATACCTGTCTTAATTAGTGCCTTTATCCGTGATAATCTCTCCAACAGTATATATGAAACAACATTTTGTTGTACTTCTGCAATTTTTGTTGCCTttgtttctttttttgtttaGATCCGAGTGAATGGCTGTTGGGTTCAATGCAAACACCAAATGATGGGAAGTATCAACTCGTGTACATGAATGTGTGTTCCACTTTGCGTATACGCGTGTACCTTGGAGACGTATTAATTTTGACTAGATGTTGAAGTTTGTCCCTTAAAGTACTGCTAACCACACTACATGGCAGTGCTGCTTTCGAATGCTCGAAACAATAAATGGGATGCTCGCCATCGAATGAAGGATTCCAAATATCGTTACTTATACGTGTTCTTATATTTAACTGTCATTACTTACTTTGGTAGCAATGGGAGTCTGTTTTCATCGTCCATCTGCACCTTGCTCACTGACGTCCTGGTACCAATGTACTTATAATACAGTAGAGCTGTGCAGCTCTAGGACGCATTCAGCGATCATCTACTACTcttccatgcatgtacgtagtaATGTTGGCCTATTGTTGTGCCCAAGGCAGCCTTCCCTTAGCCCTGTTGCCTtcacttcataattatgtgaagaaTTCGCGGGGGTGCATgtgttgtggttaaatttaacTTCCGTTCTTGGCATCCAGTGAGCTAATTAACCAATCCCCATGCAATAACAATACACACgcagatatccatggtacgAACACCTAGAAGCTGTTATCAaacccatttacaactgagtagtaGCCTGCATGCCGTGCATGCACTAAAGTGTGCGTGTGCTACAATGCGGTCGGGTAGTTTTAGTGAATCTGATTGATTATACTGAAGAATTGATCTTCACAATGTGATCCAGTGGGTGTGTACACATTTTTGTGGCTTTCTGCAAAATTTGTCACGTAGTATtctttattatgcctcgaggcgtagccgcacgagggatacggtaaagctgactgtgtgtgtgtgtgtgtgtgtctgtgtgtctgtgtgtctgttccagctgtaactgctcaacggttgcaatgcgacgaaaactaacagcttctataggcttctagccacgttctcttggattttgattcgtggattagcaaactaaagcttctttctcgagttatggctagtttgactcacattgaaggctgttgcagtctcttcagaatctttcatagcatcatctgtccgcacatactttctattcaacatatgagttagccttgcactaaagcgctagctttttgttagctacaagactcagaaaatatctgttaaaacagctagctagcagtagccattgatctgtttggacacaccctttattattcctgtggatgtaatgcgcatgcgcgctcattccccatgtgtgagaaaccaagatccagatccagatcctcctggcagaatcatctttgtcttgagggcctggtaagccacaaaacactaccatataacaatatagataacaatatgcatgtacacaggtctgatattatatacactgaactacagatcctggaagaatcaattttcgtctttcttgaggtcctggtaagccacataatacaataaataacaacaatagacgcatgtaaataagtcttttcttctcagtgactttatataggtaagctaactttaatataaaattcattatagaaactaatataacactctaatacttttgagcgaaagcaaaaacatggcgagaggcattagcacagcgccagcttgaacactagtaattattattaaagaGAGGGTCCAGGTACAACAAACCCGTAGAAATGGATGTATGTATAAgtaaaacataataattaaccCAGGAAAAGAATGTGGAAAGGCGATCTCAAGCTTAAACACTCGTTATGTCACCCTGACCATCCACTTCTTTACACTGGgataagtataggatataccacacctaagaggaggatatgcacccatatatcctccgctaccgtggttactccaaggcggagccgaggggtatgtaaccacggCAGCGGAggatataatttatagggtgcatatcctccgagtaggtgtggcatatctgacttataccacgtgaccgcagcactataaaaggacctccccctagcaacaattcaatcgcaatgcagactgcaaaaaagaacaagactatgccggatttttcagccgtcaaagagctagttgagcaacatgttgactcctacagatgctcaagagtttccttggtccaagcgttgaccattcgacgtcccttactggagttgcaagctcttcttgaaTAAAATCTATCTAAACCgcacccatggaagcttagccatcttgttggagagcaccttccgtgtttctgccgtcgcttcgagtcttagtaccgtcaagcatggctcttttctctttgcttactttcttgaacaaatgaaaaaacaacttgaaaaactgtgcatgcctagcctcgatcccaggccgcacttcccacttcacttctttcccggtgaaggaggctagtgcATGCCtagcctggggctgtatgctatatatctatcctacagctgttgaccaatgagatcaatgtGGTATAAGCTCATATGTTCCCCAAAACTGTTCACCTAGTATAGCCTAACAAGAAATTAATGGATAATACCAGTAGCGAGAAAAGAACCCATGCACATACCAGTATTTTATACAACAGATGCTTGACCTGTCTGTTTTTAGATTCTCAAAATTAATCTGCAGGTTGTCTAAACCTGACTATTAATTTGTAATACTGATAGATCTACACAATGATTTCAAACTTGGGTTTCAAAAATTACCATGTATCATAAGTGTAAGCAGTAAAAAGTGTTCAAGTCCAAATGAATTACATATCTAAATTACAGCATTGTTAGTCGATAGAGAGGTCAGGAAACATCTGCACCTTATAACGGTACTGGATCTCATACTTCACCCACCGCTCAGGCTGGGCTTTTGCATTCTCAACCTTAAACGAACGAATTTGGAGACCGGTAGAACTGCCAGGGATGCTGTAGCTAACTTCAGCATGTTCTGACTGTACGTCTGGCTTGTGCATTCCTGAGGAGAAAATGAAAAGGTACAGCAAACCCGTAAATTTTAAGGtccaacaaaattaataatgttcCTACCTGGCTTCAATTCCACGTCACACCTGAAGTTGTGAGGCACAGAAGACTCCAAATAGTTACCTATCCTCCACATCACAGCTCCATATGCTGGCTCATACCTGGCAGAACCCAAATGGGTTTCAATTTGACATGAGCTACTCTTGATCTTTCGCCTGAAACTTCCTCGCAAAACTGAAGTGGACCGAACAGATTTCTTGGATCCAAAAGTTGTGCCTGCAAGGAACAGAGAACTCCAACTCGAAGGAATTGGGAATTTGACTACTAGATCCTTAATAGGTCGGAGATGAAGATTGTGTTTTTTGCGTATACTAAAAGAGGCAGTAATTCTGACAGTATTTCGTTGCTCGCTGTACTCCATAAGCATGCTGACTGTAACTGGAGGGCTCACATACGGATCAATAGAAGATCTCAGTAGCTCGAATGGATACCCATCTATTGGCTGGAACTTGATTTCCCTTGAATTTTTGTACACAGCCTTGTCCACACATGGATGGAGAACCACATTGTTTAGCCGGACCTGCCTTGACATACTCACAGACAATTGACCTTTGCCCTGCAAAAGCAAGGCTTCAACATCATTCAAGAGAATCTTGCAATCTGATGACCCAGAGAGAAAGGCTTGAACAAAGATACGGTTAAGTGACTTTCGTTCGAGGACTGCTCCATCACAATTCATTAGAATGTCAGAGTTGTCCTTGATATCAATGAACACCTGTAGCAGAaggtcaatataattataatattacaGTAGTTACCTCTGATCAGTGGGAAGACATAGAGGACAGTACAAGAACAAGAaagcacatgtatatagaggCATTAGCGTTATTATTATGAGGTTCAAAATGCCCAGAGCCTATACCTCGTTCATTCTGTATGAGACTCCTGGGTCTCTAGTGACTGGGAGCATTCGAATTCCTTCATTGATCTGGTCAGAGAGTCCTTGTACCACAGTCACATCGGGACAGCCTAGCTTGACAATGGTGCGTGCTTTGCTAATATGTTCCACAAATAGCCACCTCTTCAAAGTTCTCTTCTCTTGGATCTGCACATCAGCGATACAGTAACACAAACACATAATATATGCACTATTCTACATTGCTGTGTGATCTACGCATACATTATACCATAGATTAAGGAGAGGAAAAGGAGTGGAAACGGCAGCAGATCATGCACGTGCTCAACGTACATAGACTTGATGCATGCTTGTGGTTTGATCTCAAACCGCGTTTCGCTTTTCAATGTTGTGGCTGATAGCGTTTAACCATagttataccacacttacgtcaccacaaattgatctcattggtcaacagctgtaggatatatagaatattagcatacagccccaggcatgcacagtttttcaagttgtttttttgttttttcatttgttcaagaaagtaagcaaagagaaaagagccatgcttgacggtactaagactcaaagcgacggcagaaacacggaaggtgctctccaacaagatggctaagcttccatgggtccatgggcgcggtttagatacattttattcaaaaagagcttgcaactccagtaagggacgttgaatggtcaacgcttggaccacgGAAGCtattgagcatctgtaggagtcaacatgttgctcaactagctttttgatggctgcaaaatccggcatagtcttgttcttttttgcagtctgcatcgtgattgaattgttgctaggggaggtccttttatagtgctgcagtcacgtggtataagtcagatatgccacacctactcggaggatatgcaccccctcttaggtgtggtatattcTATacatagagtagagagggattggaaacggaagtaccctcgaagtaccatccgtgtatctccgcggtttaattgaggcttactttttaacacaatggctaacatgaataattcatgagaattgttttgctctctgtaagaagtccacgagcagttctgctgctaaaaatcaactttcatctcatactcgaggccatttgggacacaggacactatttagttacacagccttagctataattatcataagttctataggaacacaagcatgaaaagcgctctgtgtacctctagctacttcacgacaatcgagattatattttcttcgtttccaattgatacctactatcaggggtcATGTAATTCAGTAAtaggggtagctctgagatgtatgcattggacacaataagtttcctggGCTTTTGCAGGAGTTATgaagagatacacggatggtcccagagccactaagtagtaaaacatcatgtgaatcacttccgtttccaatccctctctactctatctatggtttaacCTAGCTGCTCGAAAAACTCTGCTATATAAGAGACGACCATTCAGGCAGGTATTGTATATAAAACAGTGTAGTCTTTTTACCATGCAGTGCCTCGTGCCGTTATTGGGGAAAATTACGCCTCTTACggctgtactgtatagcgggttattttcgagatACTAAATTTCCGTGGATTGCCCAAACAAAATTTCGAGGATTGTGTTTTCGAGTTCAAATGACCACTCAGGtgaattaaggactgggaccaccttcaattattgctgaatctgCAAATTCTAAGACCCGCCCACGCGTTCATTACTTCAATGTACCCTATTCATTGTGCAGTAAATCAGTTAGTTTAGAGAAGTGACTTAGGCGGCGTTTAAAACACTCTCTAGTAAAGCTTGTGAGGCAATAGATGACTAGCTGATCTATCCTTGTACTTTGTCAAAAAAATTTTTGATCGTGTCCCTGGGAAGCCTACTATCCAATATGAGGCTGCTACATCAAACAACTTTCTGTTATTTCTTCGTTGCTAAGACCAGAAGGGGGGCTAAGCACTAGAGTGAGTTGTTAGCTTAGATAGAACTAAGTATAATGAGCAGCAGCAATAGCtattgttgcccagtgagtgggcagatcaaagcaatccagtgctcagtatatggcatgttgcatcactgccatggctaccatatattgcactgcattatatggcataatgcactggattatatgcacttgcactgtgtgtaaatatggggggtgatcagtgccaaaacctccagctctttttatttagtactaaaatcatttgcatagtgaagttctacatacaaatgacgcgctctctcttatttgcatggtgagttctacatgcatacaaatgatactctcatttgcatggtgaagttctacatacaaatgatactctcatttacatggtgaagttctacatgcAAATGAGGGTattatttgtatgtagaacttcactatgtaaaaatgatactctcatttgcatgcatggtgaagctctacatacaaatgatactctcgcATTTGCATAGTTAATTTGCTAAACTGGAAACTACTCCCCTTTTCACCTAAGAAAAGGCCTCAGGGGAGAGAGTAATTTTTTTAACTCCATTattggacacgcccacttATGTGACCAAAAAGGATTGCCACTTGAGCGGGCGTGTCCAACACGTAGTTTATATATGTTAATTAAAATGTCCGTCTATACTATGTTAATTGTGTCCTCCGTTCAATATGCCACTATAAATTTGCAGTTGTCCTATAGGGGCAtgcgtgaagaatgtcacgctCCCACAATGTTAACGTCATAACAACTTGCGTGCCACCACTCACGCATGcactatttctgttgctatatAGCCTTGAGTATAAAATACATTTCTGACGGTCTGGGATCAAAGCTGaataaacacccacacattatgTAGTTATagtggtttgttctaattgtaTTCCAACCTTCCCTTTTTCATCCGAGCCTTTCCTTATAGATgaaaaagggagtggtttcaagTCAATGCAAATATATATGAGAGTGTCATTGTAAAACTAACAAAGCTTATCATTTGCCATGCAGCgttatttgtatgtagaacttctcatttgtatgtagaactttcaTCGTacgtagaacttcaccatgattgtatctgggcgtggcaggaaccggaaactaaagcagagattctttacattttgtttcctgctttttttctgtaatactaaaggtgtacgtagaggcattttactc of Halichondria panicea chromosome 9, odHalPani1.1, whole genome shotgun sequence contains these proteins:
- the LOC135341728 gene encoding stonin-2-like produces the protein MEPQSRFSGSFQDEAAHTPPVQSGTQNSNGNVVEKRFSDHFTDAEYELHPHEDQFDFASNLQTHDSVSSLDIVGLDSNLEAVGELESSAALLSKSWETFEHSGQKPDEAAKTEAIKDVEIKDLCKSAEEDTAVATDRTEPTDSKGKWEKFDNGRSLSKKLSDAAASSTEESGAVCAADALVSNSQWTALDDSHQFEDLEEHSWDNGNLPFRKVQSMRATTNRKIQIVDALKQRRLSNSSLDREQGRSVSQFKNEDELTRKFKVDRDWQVYVKMDKKIPGTKSKWLPVNLSVREGILVIKKSTPPSMPISSSTVVPPDTPPLHEIRLHHNHTLTKPVARNYDRKTKVHQIKLQKTEIQEKRTLKRWLFVEHISKARTIVKLGCPDVTVVQGLSDQINEGIRMLPVTRDPGVSYRMNEVFIDIKDNSDILMNCDGAVLERKSLNRIFVQAFLSGSSDCKILLNDVEALLLQGKGQLSVSMSRQVRLNNVVLHPCVDKAVYKNSREIKFQPIDGYPFELLRSSIDPYVSPPVTVSMLMEYSEQRNTVRITASFSIRKKHNLHLRPIKDLVVKFPIPSSWSSLFLAGTTFGSKKSVRSTSVLRGSFRRKIKSSSCQIETHLGSARYEPAYGAVMWRIGNYLESSVPHNFRCDVELKPGMHKPDVQSEHAEVSYSIPGSSTGLQIRSFKVENAKAQPERWVKYEIQYRYKVQMFPDLSID